One Streptomyces sp. NBC_00223 genomic window carries:
- a CDS encoding ROK family protein, translated as MTAAGDRQLTALSELAGLVAGGTTRRSQLATATGLSRAAVAQRVDLLIAKGLLVETGTVVTDRGRPPLTLQLASRTSVVCAVDLGATHSTVAVAELGGAVLAEATEELDINDGPADVLTGLHRQIGRLLAAAGHPGSHVRAISIGVPGPVEARTGTVIRPPIMRGWDGYRVPAFFAGRFDAPVLVDNDVNMMALGEYAHRPSSAHLLYVKVGTGIGCGIVSGGVVHRGATGAAGDIGHIRVPGHDDVLCHCGNTGCVEAVASGAAIAATLREAGLPVEHVSDVVRLVAGGDPLARRQVRLAAQRIGEVLASLVSFHNPDTIVLGGSIASLHDDLLADIRAAVYRRALPLATRTVAIETTVLGRRAGIEGARRLAVRHLLSPEGIGRMIRKSPGAV; from the coding sequence GTGACCGCAGCAGGCGACCGGCAGTTGACCGCGCTCAGCGAACTCGCCGGACTCGTGGCCGGCGGCACCACCCGGCGCAGCCAGCTCGCCACCGCGACCGGTCTGTCCAGGGCCGCCGTCGCCCAGCGGGTGGACCTGCTGATCGCCAAGGGCCTGCTGGTGGAGACCGGCACGGTGGTCACCGACCGGGGACGGCCGCCGCTGACCCTGCAACTCGCCTCGCGCACCTCCGTGGTCTGCGCGGTCGACCTCGGCGCCACCCACAGCACGGTCGCGGTCGCCGAACTCGGCGGCGCCGTCCTGGCCGAGGCCACCGAGGAACTGGACATCAACGACGGGCCGGCCGACGTACTCACCGGCCTGCACCGGCAGATCGGCCGGCTGCTGGCCGCCGCCGGCCACCCCGGCAGCCATGTCCGGGCGATCAGCATCGGCGTCCCCGGCCCGGTCGAGGCCCGTACCGGTACGGTGATCCGCCCGCCGATCATGCGCGGCTGGGACGGCTACCGGGTCCCCGCCTTCTTCGCCGGCCGCTTCGACGCGCCCGTGCTGGTCGACAACGACGTGAACATGATGGCGCTCGGCGAGTACGCCCACCGGCCGTCGAGCGCCCATCTGCTCTACGTCAAGGTCGGCACCGGCATCGGCTGCGGCATCGTCTCGGGCGGGGTGGTGCACCGCGGGGCGACCGGCGCGGCGGGCGACATCGGCCACATCCGGGTGCCCGGCCACGACGACGTGCTGTGCCACTGCGGCAACACCGGCTGCGTCGAGGCCGTCGCCTCCGGCGCCGCCATCGCCGCGACCCTGCGCGAGGCCGGGCTGCCCGTCGAGCATGTCTCGGACGTCGTCCGCCTGGTCGCGGGCGGCGATCCGCTCGCCCGCCGCCAGGTGCGGCTGGCCGCCCAGCGGATCGGCGAGGTGCTGGCCTCGCTGGTCAGCTTCCACAACCCCGACACGATCGTGCTCGGCGGCAGCATCGCCAGCCTCCATGACGACCTGCTCGCCGACATCCGGGCCGCCGTCTACCGCCGCGCCCTGCCGCTTGCCACCAGGACCGTCGCCATCGAGACCACCGTGCTCGGCCGCCGGGCCGGCATCGAGGGCGCCCGCCGGCTGGCCGTACGGCACCTGCTGTCGCCCGAAGGAATCGGGCGAATGATCCGAAAGTCCCCCGGCGCCGTCTGA